One segment of Arthrobacter sp. MMS18-M83 DNA contains the following:
- the rho gene encoding transcription termination factor Rho: MTETTELASAVDTTSSAAESTAATAKSSGLAGLKLAQLQALASQLGISGGSRMRKGDLVSAISAHRAGATTSKAPAATKAVAPKASPAAATVEDAAAPAAVSTEAPAQEGTRARGRGRSRRATSDGVVAAPAATETVEAPAPAAEAPAAPVAEASEAVGERRQPRTRNRRRGEVAAAPAEAGEASETRAAEQPQAEQPRVEQPRVEQPRVEQRQTEQRQADQRQAAPRQGEQASAEAGEPAQRDRRDNTRTRREDTNDGDDTGNRRNRRNRRDRNDRPGPQDNRDGRDNREGNTRSDRFRDRNERRRGRGQGPDVDDVEVTEDDVLLPVAGILDVLENYAFIRTSGYLPGANDVYVSLAQVKKYNLRKGDAVVGAIRAPRDGEDRSQQSARQKFNALVRVTSVNGKTPEELKDRVEFAKLVPLYPSERLRLETDPKKIGPRVIDLVAPIGKGQRGLIVSPPKAGKTLILQSIANAITTNNPEVHLMMVLVDERPEEVTDMQRTVKGEVIASTFDRPADDHTTVAELSIERAKRLVEMGMDVVVLLDSMTRLGRAYNLAAPASGRILSGGVDSAALYPPKRFFGAARNIENGGSLTILATALVETGSKMDEVIFEEFKGTGNMELRLSRQLADKRIFPAVDVNASGTRREENLLSAEEVKIMWKLRRVLSGLETQQSLELLTNKIRETGSNVEFLMQVQKTTLGAKSDNDK, translated from the coding sequence GTGACAGAAACCACTGAGCTGGCTTCAGCTGTGGACACAACATCTTCTGCAGCTGAATCAACGGCCGCAACCGCCAAGAGCAGCGGCCTTGCAGGCCTCAAGCTCGCGCAGCTCCAGGCTCTCGCCAGTCAGCTGGGCATTTCGGGCGGATCCCGGATGCGCAAGGGGGACTTGGTTTCGGCTATCTCAGCCCACCGTGCCGGTGCAACCACCAGCAAGGCTCCTGCGGCGACCAAAGCCGTAGCACCAAAGGCCTCGCCTGCAGCAGCAACAGTTGAAGACGCTGCCGCACCTGCCGCAGTATCCACCGAAGCTCCTGCGCAGGAAGGCACCCGGGCACGTGGCCGTGGCCGAAGCCGCCGCGCCACGAGCGACGGCGTCGTTGCCGCTCCTGCTGCCACGGAAACCGTGGAGGCTCCCGCCCCTGCCGCCGAGGCTCCTGCTGCTCCTGTAGCCGAAGCAAGCGAGGCCGTCGGCGAACGCCGCCAGCCGCGCACGCGCAATCGTCGTCGCGGCGAGGTGGCCGCAGCTCCTGCCGAGGCCGGAGAAGCCAGCGAGACCCGTGCGGCCGAGCAGCCCCAGGCTGAACAGCCCCGCGTGGAACAGCCCCGCGTGGAACAGCCCCGCGTGGAACAGCGCCAAACCGAACAGCGTCAGGCCGATCAGCGTCAGGCCGCGCCGCGCCAGGGTGAGCAGGCTTCGGCCGAAGCCGGCGAACCCGCCCAGCGCGATCGCCGCGACAACACCCGTACGCGGCGCGAAGACACTAACGACGGCGATGACACCGGCAACCGCCGCAATCGTCGCAACCGCCGCGACCGCAACGATCGTCCGGGTCCGCAGGACAACCGTGACGGCCGCGACAACCGCGAAGGAAACACCCGCAGCGACCGCTTCCGCGACCGCAACGAACGCCGTCGCGGCCGCGGCCAAGGCCCTGACGTCGACGACGTCGAGGTCACCGAGGATGACGTCCTTCTGCCCGTTGCCGGCATCTTGGATGTGCTGGAGAACTACGCGTTCATCCGCACTTCCGGTTACCTGCCCGGTGCCAACGACGTTTATGTGTCCCTCGCCCAGGTCAAGAAGTACAACCTGCGCAAGGGCGACGCCGTGGTCGGCGCAATCCGCGCTCCGCGCGACGGCGAAGACCGCAGCCAGCAGTCCGCACGCCAGAAATTCAACGCGCTTGTCCGCGTCACGTCGGTCAACGGCAAGACACCGGAAGAGCTCAAGGACCGCGTCGAATTCGCCAAGCTCGTCCCGCTGTACCCGTCCGAGCGCCTGCGCCTCGAGACGGATCCCAAGAAGATCGGCCCGCGTGTCATCGACCTCGTGGCCCCGATTGGCAAGGGCCAGCGCGGCCTGATTGTCTCCCCGCCCAAGGCTGGCAAGACGCTCATCCTGCAGTCCATCGCCAACGCGATCACCACCAACAACCCTGAGGTCCACCTCATGATGGTGCTGGTTGACGAACGTCCCGAAGAAGTCACGGACATGCAGCGCACCGTCAAGGGTGAGGTCATTGCCTCCACTTTCGACCGTCCGGCCGATGACCACACCACGGTTGCCGAGCTCTCCATCGAACGCGCCAAGCGCCTCGTGGAAATGGGCATGGACGTGGTGGTCCTCCTGGACTCCATGACCCGCCTGGGCCGAGCCTACAACCTGGCAGCACCGGCCTCCGGCCGCATCCTGTCCGGTGGCGTCGACTCCGCTGCGCTCTACCCGCCGAAGCGCTTCTTCGGTGCTGCGCGCAACATCGAAAACGGTGGCTCGCTGACCATTCTGGCAACCGCGCTCGTTGAGACCGGTTCCAAGATGGACGAGGTCATCTTCGAAGAGTTCAAGGGCACGGGCAACATGGAGCTCCGCCTGTCCCGCCAGCTCGCGGACAAGCGCATCTTCCCGGCTGTGGACGTCAACGCTTCGGGTACCCGTCGCGAAGAGAACCTGCTCTCGGCCGAAGAAGTCAAGATCATGTGGAAGCTGCGCCGTGTCCTGTCCGGACTCGAGACCCAGCAAAGCCTTGAACTCCTGACCAACAAGATCCGGGAGACCGGGAGCAATGTCGAGTTCCTGATGCAGGTACAGAAGACGACTCTTGGAGCTAAGTCGGATAACGACAAGTAG
- the prfA gene encoding peptide chain release factor 1 has translation MFESVQGLLDEHAAIQAQLSDPAVYADQSMARKLGRRSAQLQGIVEAYNRWRGLMDDLEAAKEMASEDAEFAAEVGEIEAKLPAAQEKLRRLLIPRDPDDARNVILEVKGGEGGDEAALFAGDLLRMYMRYAESRGWKTELISATESDLGGYKDVQMAVKGNSNDPAEGVYARLKFEGGVHRVQRVPVTESQGRIHTSAAGVLVLPEVDEPEELEINQNDLKIDVYRSSGPGGQSVNTTDSAVRITHLPTGIVVAMQNEKSQLQNREAGMRVLRARILAHQQEQIDAENSAQRKSQIRTMDRSERIRTYNFPENRIADHRTGYKAYNLDAVMNGDLEPVIQSAIEMDEQSRLDALGE, from the coding sequence ATGTTTGAGTCCGTACAGGGATTGCTTGATGAGCATGCTGCTATTCAGGCGCAGTTGAGTGATCCTGCTGTTTATGCCGACCAGTCCATGGCCCGCAAGTTGGGGCGGCGTTCTGCCCAGTTGCAGGGCATCGTGGAGGCTTACAACCGTTGGCGCGGGCTCATGGACGATCTTGAGGCGGCCAAGGAAATGGCTTCCGAGGATGCCGAATTTGCTGCCGAGGTCGGCGAGATTGAGGCGAAGCTTCCGGCAGCCCAGGAGAAATTGCGCCGGCTGCTGATTCCTCGCGATCCCGACGACGCCCGCAACGTCATTCTTGAGGTCAAGGGTGGTGAAGGCGGCGACGAAGCTGCCCTCTTCGCCGGGGACCTGTTGCGCATGTACATGCGTTATGCGGAGTCGCGTGGCTGGAAGACTGAGCTCATCTCGGCCACGGAATCCGATCTGGGTGGTTACAAGGACGTCCAGATGGCCGTCAAGGGCAACTCGAACGATCCCGCTGAAGGCGTGTATGCCCGGCTGAAGTTCGAAGGCGGCGTGCACCGCGTCCAGCGTGTTCCCGTTACCGAGTCCCAAGGCCGTATTCACACCTCTGCGGCAGGTGTTCTGGTGCTCCCGGAAGTGGATGAGCCCGAAGAGCTCGAAATCAACCAGAACGACCTCAAGATCGATGTCTACAGGTCCTCGGGTCCCGGCGGCCAGTCCGTCAACACGACAGACTCCGCAGTCCGCATCACCCACCTTCCCACGGGCATCGTGGTGGCAATGCAGAACGAAAAGTCCCAGCTGCAGAACAGGGAAGCCGGCATGCGCGTCCTGCGCGCGCGCATCCTGGCCCACCAGCAGGAGCAGATCGACGCCGAGAACTCGGCCCAGCGCAAGTCGCAGATCCGCACCATGGACCGTTCGGAGCGCATCCGCACGTACAACTTCCCGGAAAACCGGATCGCCGACCACCGAACCGGCTACAAGGCCTACAACCTCGACGCCGTCATGAACGGCGACCTGGAGCCGGTCATCCAATCGGCCATCGAGATGGACGAACAATCGCGCCTGGATGCCCTGGGCGAGTAA
- the prmC gene encoding peptide chain release factor N(5)-glutamine methyltransferase translates to MTLFPGQSLADAVREATAILSDAGVPTPRVDAELLAEHLLGVGLGRLRAMLLGDSAAPEGYADLVAERAQRVPLQHITGVAHFRYLTLAVGPGVFIPRPETESVVQLVIDHLQGLPHPKVVDLGTGSGAIAGSIAHEMPGAEVHAVEFSTFAHAWASRNLRPLGVKLVQGDLRNALPEHNGTFDVVVSNPPYIPAEAIPNEPEVALHDPPEALYGGGADGMELPTAAAASAARLLKGGGFFVMEHAEVQAEWISEHLKAAGCWMQVTTHRDLNGKERATSAVLAIAASGE, encoded by the coding sequence ATGACGCTCTTTCCTGGCCAGAGCCTGGCTGACGCTGTCCGCGAGGCGACTGCCATCCTGTCCGACGCCGGTGTGCCCACTCCGCGCGTGGACGCCGAGCTCCTCGCCGAACATCTCCTGGGTGTCGGCCTCGGGCGCTTGCGTGCCATGCTGCTCGGCGATTCGGCCGCACCTGAAGGCTATGCGGACCTGGTGGCGGAGCGTGCCCAGCGTGTTCCGCTCCAGCACATCACCGGGGTCGCGCACTTCCGCTACCTCACGCTGGCAGTCGGCCCTGGCGTGTTCATTCCGCGGCCGGAAACGGAATCGGTGGTGCAGTTGGTCATCGACCACCTCCAGGGGCTCCCGCACCCCAAGGTTGTGGATCTTGGCACCGGTTCCGGTGCTATTGCTGGTTCGATCGCCCACGAAATGCCGGGGGCCGAGGTACACGCCGTCGAATTCAGCACGTTTGCCCATGCCTGGGCCTCCAGGAACCTGAGGCCCCTCGGTGTGAAGCTCGTGCAGGGCGACCTCCGCAACGCCTTGCCCGAACACAACGGAACTTTCGACGTCGTCGTTTCCAATCCGCCTTACATCCCCGCTGAAGCAATTCCGAACGAACCTGAAGTGGCACTACACGATCCGCCCGAGGCGCTGTACGGCGGGGGAGCGGATGGGATGGAGCTTCCGACGGCGGCTGCCGCCTCGGCTGCCCGGCTCCTCAAGGGCGGCGGCTTCTTCGTGATGGAGCACGCCGAGGTGCAGGCGGAGTGGATTTCCGAACACCTGAAGGCCGCTGGCTGCTGGATGCAAGTCACTACTCACCGTGATCTCAACGGCAAGGAACGTGCCACGAGTGCGGTGTTGGCAATCGCTGCCTCCGGGGAATGA
- a CDS encoding L-threonylcarbamoyladenylate synthase: MTTSYNCTSEEQRAEGLEHAQRAIGEKKCIVMPTDTVYGIAADAFSPQAVTMLLVSKGRGRHMPPPVLIPRLNALDGLATDVSEEARKLADAFWPGGLTLIFHAQPSLDWDLGETRGTVALRMPDDEIALELLNRTGPLAVSSANRTGQPAAQTAAEARTQLAESVDVYLEGGFRPVEGTESVASTIVDATTLPLRVVRDGAVSLERLREVVPGVLALGETVPEPDAESGTQPETDEIRAE; encoded by the coding sequence GTGACCACAAGCTACAACTGCACGTCAGAGGAACAACGCGCCGAAGGCCTGGAGCATGCACAGCGCGCCATCGGCGAGAAGAAATGCATCGTCATGCCGACCGACACCGTCTACGGCATCGCCGCCGACGCGTTCTCGCCCCAGGCCGTGACTATGCTGCTCGTCTCCAAGGGCCGCGGCCGCCACATGCCGCCCCCGGTGCTCATCCCACGGCTCAATGCCCTGGATGGGTTGGCAACCGATGTATCCGAAGAAGCCCGGAAACTGGCAGACGCCTTCTGGCCAGGCGGCCTGACGCTGATCTTCCACGCTCAGCCATCCCTGGATTGGGATCTGGGGGAGACCCGCGGAACTGTGGCCCTGCGCATGCCCGACGACGAAATCGCGCTTGAACTGCTCAACCGCACGGGTCCGCTGGCGGTGTCTTCAGCCAATCGCACCGGTCAACCCGCCGCGCAGACAGCTGCCGAGGCGAGGACCCAGCTTGCCGAATCGGTCGATGTGTACCTCGAGGGCGGGTTCCGGCCCGTCGAGGGAACCGAGTCCGTAGCATCCACCATTGTCGACGCCACCACCCTGCCGCTCCGGGTGGTCCGCGACGGTGCTGTTTCCCTGGAACGCCTTCGCGAGGTGGTTCCCGGCGTGCTGGCGCTCGGCGAAACCGTGCCTGAGCCTGACGCAGAGTCAGGCACGCAGCCGGAGACGGACGAGATTAGGGCCGAATGA
- a CDS encoding WecB/TagA/CpsF family glycosyltransferase yields MSLVRDRVPLLDVDVTALCTDELIKAMSGFVSDGTTKVVLGHNLHSVTLFHSSPDFRNLYERSDVVLLDGAPVAMLWGLGRHGDSRADSPGLMEYRLGSTDWLPALGGVEGLRRIAVVGAGPDANGKTVERLREIVPGAEVSGRPGENWDNSSEEATVAWLAEFRPQLVLLGLGMPLQESVLHRRLDELPPAVYCTVGGAIEQLAGLQKLAPRWLGRLGLEWAWRLVLHPGRVAYRVFGEPWVLLGLLVRRRLSRKNGTPPGG; encoded by the coding sequence ATGAGCCTGGTCCGGGATCGCGTTCCGCTTCTGGACGTAGACGTCACTGCCCTGTGCACGGACGAACTCATCAAGGCCATGAGCGGGTTCGTTTCGGATGGCACCACCAAGGTGGTCCTTGGGCACAACCTGCACAGTGTCACGCTGTTTCATTCGAGTCCGGATTTCCGCAACCTTTATGAGCGCAGCGACGTGGTCCTCCTGGATGGAGCGCCTGTCGCCATGCTTTGGGGACTTGGCCGCCATGGGGACTCACGGGCCGACAGCCCAGGCCTGATGGAATACCGCTTGGGATCCACCGACTGGCTGCCGGCGCTAGGCGGCGTCGAGGGACTACGCCGGATCGCCGTCGTTGGGGCAGGCCCCGACGCCAATGGCAAGACGGTCGAACGGCTGCGTGAGATCGTGCCTGGTGCCGAGGTCTCTGGCCGGCCTGGTGAGAATTGGGACAACTCCAGCGAAGAGGCCACCGTTGCCTGGCTGGCGGAGTTCCGTCCCCAGCTGGTGCTTCTTGGCCTGGGAATGCCGCTGCAGGAGTCGGTCTTGCACCGGCGGCTGGACGAGCTTCCACCGGCCGTCTACTGCACCGTCGGCGGGGCTATAGAGCAGTTGGCGGGGCTCCAGAAGCTCGCTCCACGCTGGCTCGGCCGCCTCGGGCTTGAATGGGCTTGGCGACTTGTCCTGCATCCGGGGCGCGTCGCGTACCGGGTCTTCGGCGAGCCGTGGGTGCTGCTCGGCCTGCTGGTCCGCCGCCGGCTCTCTCGTAAGAACGGCACCCCGCCGGGCGGCTAG
- a CDS encoding glycosyltransferase, protein MTVSVAVAAVTFDRPGELAVLLDAVNKQSIEVDTICLVDSGTTPSRELASSHPNVDYVRSEANLGGAGGFALAILKAVASGAEWIWIMDDDAEPGDPECLETLVREAEARGLDAVVPLVVAPGHPDKLSFFFRIDGKVTHDRSEVEKAGFLPDVGHFFNGALIRSSVFFKVGVPDIRLFIRGDEVDFMIRLRKAGIRFGTVATAWITHPHAFSETKHVFGARWHVIVPDSAFKRYFYYRNRGYLIRRYRRGKSMVADVGGYLGYFLPRGDFRGLAEWFRAFSAGLRNKGFGPLEDQKF, encoded by the coding sequence ATGACTGTCTCCGTTGCCGTTGCGGCTGTGACCTTTGACCGCCCCGGAGAGCTTGCGGTCCTGCTCGACGCCGTCAACAAGCAGTCCATTGAGGTGGACACCATTTGCCTGGTGGACAGCGGTACAACCCCTTCGCGGGAGCTCGCATCAAGCCACCCAAACGTGGACTACGTTCGCTCCGAGGCCAATTTGGGCGGGGCGGGCGGCTTCGCCCTTGCGATCCTCAAGGCAGTCGCCAGTGGCGCTGAATGGATCTGGATCATGGACGATGACGCCGAACCAGGCGATCCCGAATGCCTCGAAACCCTGGTTCGCGAAGCGGAAGCCCGGGGACTGGATGCCGTGGTCCCGCTCGTGGTGGCTCCCGGCCACCCGGACAAACTCTCCTTCTTCTTCCGGATTGACGGCAAGGTGACCCACGACCGTTCCGAAGTCGAGAAGGCGGGGTTCCTGCCCGACGTCGGGCACTTCTTCAACGGCGCCCTCATCCGTTCCAGCGTCTTCTTCAAAGTGGGAGTGCCGGATATCCGGCTGTTCATCCGCGGCGATGAAGTGGACTTCATGATCCGCCTCAGGAAAGCGGGGATACGCTTCGGTACGGTCGCCACTGCCTGGATCACCCACCCGCACGCGTTTTCCGAGACCAAGCACGTCTTTGGGGCGCGCTGGCACGTGATCGTGCCGGATTCGGCGTTCAAGCGCTACTTCTACTACCGCAACCGCGGCTATTTGATCCGCCGGTATCGGCGCGGCAAGTCCATGGTCGCCGATGTTGGAGGCTACCTGGGCTACTTCCTTCCCCGCGGTGACTTCCGTGGGCTCGCCGAGTGGTTCCGGGCATTCTCCGCCGGTTTACGCAACAAGGGTTTTGGCCCGCTGGAGGACCAGAAGTTCTAG
- a CDS encoding MraY family glycosyltransferase, producing MIMYSLMMLTAAVVSYLATWVARRMGNKLRLFAPIRSRDMHSVPISRLGGLGLFAGFAVALVVASNSFFVKDIFHGNGAPWGILAGALVIVAVGVADDVMDIRWWVKLIGQCTAGTIVAVWGVQMSVIPFVPEPIRIESEPLRVVLTALLIVTTMNAVNFIDGLDGLAAGVAAIGGVAFFLTAYWVHRNATLTDRSDLAALLMAIIVGCCIGFLPHNWFPAKIFMGDSGAMLLGLVMASAGVVSTGQISSGLYDRANGIPTIVPILLPFAILSLPLLDLGLAVLRRTARGQSPWSADRGHLHHKLIELGHTHRTAVLMMYVWTCILAFGGLAFAVFPWHMVLTVDVVAALIMAGVTAWPYFARGGRAAR from the coding sequence GTGATCATGTACTCACTCATGATGCTCACGGCTGCCGTCGTGTCCTATCTTGCAACCTGGGTAGCCCGCCGGATGGGGAACAAACTTCGGCTGTTTGCCCCTATCCGCAGCCGCGATATGCACTCGGTGCCCATCTCCCGACTCGGTGGCCTGGGACTTTTCGCAGGCTTTGCCGTGGCCCTCGTGGTAGCGAGCAATTCGTTCTTCGTGAAGGACATCTTCCACGGGAACGGTGCGCCGTGGGGGATACTGGCCGGCGCCTTGGTGATCGTCGCGGTCGGTGTTGCCGACGACGTGATGGACATCCGATGGTGGGTCAAACTGATCGGCCAGTGCACAGCCGGCACGATCGTTGCGGTCTGGGGCGTGCAGATGTCGGTGATTCCGTTTGTTCCGGAGCCCATTCGGATTGAGTCCGAACCGCTGCGTGTCGTTCTGACCGCCCTCCTCATTGTGACCACCATGAACGCCGTCAACTTCATCGACGGACTCGATGGCTTGGCTGCGGGTGTCGCCGCGATTGGCGGGGTTGCGTTTTTCCTGACGGCCTACTGGGTCCACCGCAATGCGACACTCACGGACCGCTCGGACTTGGCGGCGCTGCTGATGGCGATCATCGTAGGTTGCTGCATCGGATTCCTGCCACACAACTGGTTTCCGGCCAAGATCTTCATGGGCGACTCAGGCGCCATGCTTTTGGGCCTCGTGATGGCCTCGGCCGGTGTGGTATCCACGGGCCAGATCAGCTCCGGACTTTATGACCGCGCCAACGGTATTCCTACGATCGTCCCCATCCTGCTGCCGTTCGCGATTCTCTCGCTGCCGTTGTTGGACCTCGGGCTGGCGGTCTTGCGGCGGACCGCACGTGGGCAATCGCCGTGGTCGGCCGACCGAGGACACCTGCACCACAAGCTCATAGAGCTTGGTCACACGCACCGGACGGCAGTCCTCATGATGTACGTGTGGACCTGCATCCTGGCGTTCGGAGGCCTGGCCTTCGCTGTCTTCCCTTGGCATATGGTTCTCACCGTGGACGTCGTGGCCGCGCTGATCATGGCCGGCGTGACAGCTTGGCCGTACTTCGCTCGCGGCGGACGTGCCGCCCGGTAG
- the atpB gene encoding F0F1 ATP synthase subunit A: protein MIALALPAQDSGTFNPPGIDQMHLPAILPWGASDGFSKQMLLVILSVVLIATFFISAARKQQLVPGKLQFAGEMAYGFVRNSIAKDIIGGRDFMKFVPLLFSLFFFILVNNIYGAIPVIQLPSFSHVGGAYVLAAVVYVTWIGIGIKKNGLKYFKLATVPSGVPWYILPIVVPIEIISNFMVRPVTHSLRLFATMMAGHLIVMIAGSGIEFLVMQENVLLKGASVLVLVGAVAMYMLEALIMVLQAYVFTLLTAIYIEGALHADSH from the coding sequence TTGATCGCGCTTGCGCTCCCGGCCCAGGATTCAGGGACCTTCAATCCTCCCGGAATCGACCAAATGCACCTGCCGGCTATCCTGCCGTGGGGTGCGAGCGATGGCTTCTCCAAGCAGATGTTGCTGGTGATCCTGTCGGTCGTCCTTATCGCTACATTCTTCATCTCCGCTGCGCGCAAGCAGCAGCTGGTTCCCGGCAAGCTGCAGTTCGCAGGCGAGATGGCCTACGGCTTCGTCCGCAACAGCATCGCCAAGGACATTATCGGCGGCCGCGACTTCATGAAGTTCGTTCCGCTCCTGTTCTCCCTGTTTTTCTTCATCCTGGTGAACAACATCTACGGTGCAATTCCCGTGATCCAGCTTCCGAGCTTCTCGCACGTCGGCGGGGCCTATGTGCTGGCCGCAGTCGTGTATGTCACCTGGATCGGCATCGGCATCAAGAAGAACGGGTTGAAGTACTTCAAGCTCGCCACCGTTCCTTCCGGTGTTCCGTGGTACATCCTGCCGATCGTCGTGCCGATTGAAATCATCTCCAACTTCATGGTCCGCCCGGTCACCCACAGTCTCCGTCTCTTTGCCACCATGATGGCAGGGCACCTTATTGTGATGATCGCCGGCTCCGGCATTGAGTTCCTCGTCATGCAGGAAAACGTCCTTCTCAAGGGTGCATCCGTACTCGTACTCGTTGGCGCTGTCGCCATGTACATGCTCGAAGCCCTGATCATGGTGCTGCAGGCGTACGTCTTCACGCTTCTGACTGCGATTTACATCGAAGGCGCGCTCCACGCGGACAGCCACTAG
- the atpE gene encoding ATP synthase F0 subunit C: MNGDINGSLNLIGYGLSAIGGGIGVGLVFAAYINGVARQPEAQRVLQPIAFLGLALTEALAILGLVFAFVLK, encoded by the coding sequence ATGAACGGCGATATCAACGGCTCCCTTAACCTCATTGGCTACGGTCTCTCCGCAATCGGCGGTGGTATCGGTGTGGGTCTCGTATTTGCTGCTTACATCAACGGTGTTGCACGTCAGCCGGAAGCCCAGCGCGTGCTCCAGCCGATCGCGTTCCTTGGTCTGGCTCTGACCGAAGCCCTCGCCATCCTTGGCCTGGTCTTCGCTTTCGTTCTCAAGTAA
- a CDS encoding F0F1 ATP synthase subunit B — MNQQIISAAAQGAAESANPLLPNPWEMGVVLAGFAVLFYIVVKFVVPMFEKTFAERAEAIEGGIAKAEKAQAEASAALEEYKQQLHDARAEANRIREEARAEGAQILAELKTKAAAESARITEQAHVQIESERQAAVVSLRSEVGTLATTLAERIVGESLSDDERAARVVDRFLADLETQSAGAAK, encoded by the coding sequence ATGAATCAGCAGATCATCTCAGCCGCCGCTCAAGGCGCCGCCGAGTCGGCTAATCCGCTCCTTCCCAACCCTTGGGAAATGGGCGTCGTCCTCGCTGGCTTTGCTGTCCTCTTTTACATCGTGGTCAAGTTTGTTGTCCCGATGTTCGAGAAGACTTTTGCCGAGCGCGCAGAGGCGATTGAGGGCGGCATTGCCAAGGCTGAAAAGGCCCAGGCTGAAGCTTCTGCAGCTCTCGAAGAGTACAAGCAGCAGCTCCACGATGCCCGCGCCGAGGCTAACCGCATTCGCGAAGAAGCTCGTGCCGAAGGTGCCCAGATCCTCGCGGAGCTGAAGACCAAGGCAGCAGCTGAGTCGGCGCGCATCACCGAACAAGCGCATGTCCAGATCGAATCGGAGCGTCAGGCAGCTGTTGTCTCCCTGCGTTCCGAGGTGGGCACCTTGGCCACGACTTTGGCTGAGCGCATCGTTGGCGAATCGCTCAGCGATGACGAGCGTGCCGCCCGCGTGGTGGACCGCTTCCTCGCAGATCTGGAGACCCAGAGCGCAGGTGCAGCTAAGTAA
- a CDS encoding F0F1 ATP synthase subunit delta, whose translation MAGVSSESLTKALEQLEATLPTASLQLAKDLFGILGTVDSSAGLRRALTDPSRSGEEKSALVKQLVGGKVSADAAEIASGLASSRWASARDIGDALETLAATVVIAVAENKSAVSASGITGLEELENDLFAFNQTVASSHEVQRALGESQASAAAKISLAEKLVPGAGPEAQLLIGQAVSQPRGVKPSKLIDNFAKLAAKRQQRWIATVRVTRPLTDAQASRLQAGLDALYGRELKVNLSVDPTLIGGIRVQVGDEVLDASVVARLSELRRQLAG comes from the coding sequence ATGGCAGGTGTATCGAGCGAATCGCTGACCAAAGCGCTGGAGCAGTTGGAAGCTACGCTTCCGACGGCCTCGCTGCAGTTGGCTAAGGACCTCTTCGGAATCCTGGGAACGGTGGACAGCTCGGCTGGCTTGCGCCGCGCCCTGACTGACCCTTCCCGCAGTGGAGAAGAAAAGTCGGCGCTGGTCAAGCAGCTGGTTGGCGGGAAAGTCTCCGCTGATGCTGCGGAAATTGCGAGTGGACTGGCCAGCTCACGCTGGGCATCGGCACGCGATATCGGCGATGCACTCGAGACTCTTGCCGCCACGGTGGTCATTGCCGTGGCTGAAAACAAGTCGGCCGTTTCTGCCTCCGGAATCACGGGGCTGGAAGAGCTGGAAAACGATCTGTTTGCCTTCAACCAGACCGTTGCTTCCAGCCACGAGGTACAACGTGCTCTGGGAGAGTCGCAGGCAAGTGCTGCGGCCAAGATCAGCCTGGCGGAGAAGCTGGTTCCTGGCGCAGGCCCGGAAGCCCAACTTCTCATCGGCCAGGCCGTGTCGCAGCCGCGCGGCGTCAAGCCGAGCAAGCTCATTGACAACTTCGCCAAGCTTGCAGCCAAGCGCCAGCAGCGCTGGATCGCAACTGTCCGCGTTACCCGTCCGTTGACGGATGCGCAGGCCAGCCGTCTGCAGGCCGGGCTTGATGCCCTCTACGGCCGCGAGCTGAAGGTCAACCTCAGCGTTGATCCGACGTTGATCGGTGGAATCCGGGTCCAGGTGGGCGACGAAGTGCTTGACGCTTCCGTCGTAGCCCGCCTGTCCGAGCTCCGTCGGCAACTCGCTGGCTAG